In the genome of Chiloscyllium plagiosum isolate BGI_BamShark_2017 chromosome 33, ASM401019v2, whole genome shotgun sequence, one region contains:
- the LOC122539832 gene encoding male-specific lethal 1 homolog isoform X1, giving the protein MTMKPGLLKQPGGMAEAEKRAAAAADYSMVATKELGGGEAGGETLRCDGDPAPPKGGRGRMNGGEAKAAKGSRGAGAGAAWGRGGAALVPAGDSVGRGGGGGGGGPGDGAAPLSGLEVLHWGKLKKQQQVQQPPSSQPQGPGPTQSARLKQIVLLQLDLIEQQQQQLQLKEREIDELKAEKETLLARLERMERRMQLVKKENEKDKHRFVQTVDGTEEKNATEVEKIQPEHQQITPEQSLVQAQGIRTETHSGKGYKRKSALGITERKAPVKKLAAEFSRVRTKLVKSSPQRQTSSSPLPDKVSKRELRSKETPEKSKSQTEGVYKPSTILKTPGLPTSKDQPVSNDIEEEPYLCTTEMYLCRWHHRPPSPLREPSPKKEETVAIPSWKEHSAEPLINLQPDEIIENLDDCVFAKRHAKLELDEKRRKRWDIQRIREQRLLQRLQLRMYKKKGIQESEPEILSFFPEPDDVESLVITPFLPVVAFGRPLPKLSQQNFELPWLDERSRCRIDIQKKQTPHRTCRK; this is encoded by the exons ATGACCATGAAGCCGGGTTTACTGAAGCAACCGGGCGGGATGGCGGAGGCCGAGAAGcgggcggcggcggcggcggatTACTCGATGGTGGCGACCAAGGAGCTCGGCGGCGGGGAAGCGGGAGGAGAGACGCTCCGGTGCGACGGCGACCCGGCTCCTCCCAAAGGCGGCCGAGGCAGGATGAACGGCGGCGAGGCCAAGGCGGCCAAAGGGAGCCGAGGGGCTGGAGCGGGGGCGGCCTGGGGCCGAGGGGGTGCAGCCTTGGTCCCCGCCGGGGACAGTGTGGGCCGCGGCGGCGGCGGAGGAGGAGGGGGGCCCGGCGATGGCGCCGCGCCTTTGTCCGGCCTGGAGGTCTTGCACTGGGGGAAGCTGAAGAAACAGCAGCAGGTCCAGCAGCCGCCGTCGTCTCAGCCTCAAGGCCCGGGCCCCACTCAGAGCGCCCGCCTCAAACAGATCGTCCTCCTGCAACTCGACCTGATCgagcagcaacaacaacagcTCCAGCTGAAGGAGAGGGAGATCGATGAGCTGAAGGCCGAGAAAGAGACg CTTCTGGCTCGTCTTGAGCGCATGGAAAGGAGGATGCAGCTGGTGAAAAAAGAGAATGAAAAGGACAAGCACCGATTTGTTCAAACAGTGGATGGGACAGAGGAGAAAAATGCAACAGAAGTGGAGAAGATCCAGCCAGAGCATCAACAAATCACCCCTGAACAATCGCTTGTTCAGGCACAGGGCATTAGAACGGAAACACACTCTGGGAAGGGTTATAAAAG GAAATCTGCACTAGGAATAACGGAAAGAAAAGCACCAGTAAAAAAGCTTGCAGCTGAATTTTCAAGAGTACGGACAAAACTGGTCAAATCTTCTCCGCAGCGACAGACGTCGAGCAGCCCGTTGCCCGACAAAGTCTCAAAACGGGAACTGCGAAGTAAAGAAACTCCAGAGAaatccaaatctcagactgagGGTGTCTACAAACCTTCAACCATATTAAAGACTCCAGGTCTGCCCACCAGCAAAGATCAGCCTGTTTCTAATGACATAGAAGAGGAGCCATACCTCTGCACCACTGAGATGTACCTGTGTCGGTGGCACCACCGGCCACCCTCTCCACTACGAGAACCTTCACCAAAGAAGGAAGAAACTGTAGCAA TTCCATCCTGGAAGGAACACTCGGCGGAACCCCTCATAAACCTGCAACCTGATGAAATCATTGAG AACTTAGATGACTGTGTCTTTGCGAAACGACATGCAAAACTGGAGCTTGatgagaaaagaaggaaaag gTGGGACATTCAGCGGATCAGGGAACAAAGGCTGCTACAACGTTTGCAACTGCGCATGTATAAAAAGAAAGGAATTCAGGAATCGGAGCCAGAAATCCTGTCCTTTTTTCCTGAACCCGACGATG TGGAATCTCTTGTAATCACCCCATTTCTTCCCGTCGTGGCTTTTGGGAGACCTCTACCTAAGTTATCACAACA GAACTTTGAGTTACCCTGGTTGGATGAACGCAGCAGATGCAGGATAGACATACAGAAGAAACAGACGCCACATCGAACATGTCGCAAATAG
- the LOC122539832 gene encoding male-specific lethal 1 homolog isoform X2: protein MVLFSIFAIYRDASYVQLLARLERMERRMQLVKKENEKDKHRFVQTVDGTEEKNATEVEKIQPEHQQITPEQSLVQAQGIRTETHSGKGYKRKSALGITERKAPVKKLAAEFSRVRTKLVKSSPQRQTSSSPLPDKVSKRELRSKETPEKSKSQTEGVYKPSTILKTPGLPTSKDQPVSNDIEEEPYLCTTEMYLCRWHHRPPSPLREPSPKKEETVAIPSWKEHSAEPLINLQPDEIIENLDDCVFAKRHAKLELDEKRRKRWDIQRIREQRLLQRLQLRMYKKKGIQESEPEILSFFPEPDDVESLVITPFLPVVAFGRPLPKLSQQNFELPWLDERSRCRIDIQKKQTPHRTCRK, encoded by the exons ATGGTGCTCTTCAGTATTTTTGCCATTTACAGAGATGCCTCATATGTACAA CTTCTGGCTCGTCTTGAGCGCATGGAAAGGAGGATGCAGCTGGTGAAAAAAGAGAATGAAAAGGACAAGCACCGATTTGTTCAAACAGTGGATGGGACAGAGGAGAAAAATGCAACAGAAGTGGAGAAGATCCAGCCAGAGCATCAACAAATCACCCCTGAACAATCGCTTGTTCAGGCACAGGGCATTAGAACGGAAACACACTCTGGGAAGGGTTATAAAAG GAAATCTGCACTAGGAATAACGGAAAGAAAAGCACCAGTAAAAAAGCTTGCAGCTGAATTTTCAAGAGTACGGACAAAACTGGTCAAATCTTCTCCGCAGCGACAGACGTCGAGCAGCCCGTTGCCCGACAAAGTCTCAAAACGGGAACTGCGAAGTAAAGAAACTCCAGAGAaatccaaatctcagactgagGGTGTCTACAAACCTTCAACCATATTAAAGACTCCAGGTCTGCCCACCAGCAAAGATCAGCCTGTTTCTAATGACATAGAAGAGGAGCCATACCTCTGCACCACTGAGATGTACCTGTGTCGGTGGCACCACCGGCCACCCTCTCCACTACGAGAACCTTCACCAAAGAAGGAAGAAACTGTAGCAA TTCCATCCTGGAAGGAACACTCGGCGGAACCCCTCATAAACCTGCAACCTGATGAAATCATTGAG AACTTAGATGACTGTGTCTTTGCGAAACGACATGCAAAACTGGAGCTTGatgagaaaagaaggaaaag gTGGGACATTCAGCGGATCAGGGAACAAAGGCTGCTACAACGTTTGCAACTGCGCATGTATAAAAAGAAAGGAATTCAGGAATCGGAGCCAGAAATCCTGTCCTTTTTTCCTGAACCCGACGATG TGGAATCTCTTGTAATCACCCCATTTCTTCCCGTCGTGGCTTTTGGGAGACCTCTACCTAAGTTATCACAACA GAACTTTGAGTTACCCTGGTTGGATGAACGCAGCAGATGCAGGATAGACATACAGAAGAAACAGACGCCACATCGAACATGTCGCAAATAG